A single genomic interval of Hemiscyllium ocellatum isolate sHemOce1 chromosome 37, sHemOce1.pat.X.cur, whole genome shotgun sequence harbors:
- the hes2.1 gene encoding transcription factor HES-2.1, giving the protein MPPHLYESNTTEHGQISAQLSKSKRKEASELRKTLKPLMEKRRRARINDSLNQLKTLILPLIGKDSPRYSKLEKADILEMTVRFLQDLPKTPLYDRLDSYREGYRACLLQLANLLPSSKLMGTEACDRLTDYLERCMPLVSYYPYSHNTRSPTGTDASRERPRTLIQSNPTGSSALHRPSPPSHSLRPNQQIIPADQENSIWRPW; this is encoded by the exons ATGCCTCCTCATCTGTATGAATCGAACACTACTGAGCACGGACAAATCTCAGCGCAATTGAGCAAAAGCAAAAGGAAGGAAGCCAGTGAATTAAGAAAG ACTTTGAAACCTCTCATGGAGAAGCGCAGACGCGCACGGATCAATGACAGTCTGAACCAGTTAAAGACTCTGATTCTGCCCCTCATTGGAAAAGAT AGTCCCCGATATTCCAAATTGGAAAAGGCTGATATTCTAGAAATGACTGTCAGATTTCTCCAGGACCTACCGAAGACACCGCTGTACG ATCGCCTGGACAGCTACAGGGAAGGTTACCGCGCCTGCCTCCTACAACTGGCCAACCTTCTCCCCAGTTCAAAACTCATGGGAACGGAAGCTTGCGATCGCCTGACGGACTACCTGGAGAGATGTATGCCTCTAGTCTCCTACTATCCTTATTCTCACAACACCAGGAGCCCCACGGGGACAGACGCTTCACGAGAGAGACCACGGACTTTAATCCAGTCGAACCCAACTGGGAGCTCAGCGCTTCATCGTCCTTCACCGCCCAGTCACAGTCTCCGTCCCAACCAACAAATCATTCCAGCTGACCAGGAGAACTCTATCTGGAGACCCTGGTAG